The following are from one region of the Simiduia agarivorans SA1 = DSM 21679 genome:
- the aroB gene encoding 3-dehydroquinate synthase, with product MQQLTVDLGDRSYPIFIGEGCLDATPSYLPYIAGEQVCIVTNDTLAPLYLSRVQKVLEGKKVTAVILPDGEAHKHFGTLNLIFDHLLAKKHNRKTTLIALGGGVIGDMTGFAAACYQRGVDFIQVPTTLLSQVDSSVGGKTGINHPLGKNMIGAFYQPKAVVIDTQVLSTLPAREISAGMAEVIKYGLLGDAPFIDWLESNMAALMALEPSALAYAIYRSCENKARIVAQDEREGDVRALLNLGHTFGHAIETQMGYGQWLHGEAVGAGMAIAAEVSHRSGWISDTDLARVHRLLAAASLPTAAPASMTVDQFLEHMAVDKKVLDGRLRFVLLRRLGQAFTTSDVPVALVQDVLVKSIAKGLVGPG from the coding sequence ATGCAGCAGTTAACGGTAGACCTGGGCGATCGAAGCTATCCGATCTTTATTGGTGAAGGCTGCCTGGACGCCACTCCGTCCTATCTTCCCTACATAGCCGGCGAGCAGGTATGCATTGTGACCAATGATACCCTGGCGCCGCTTTACCTATCCCGCGTACAAAAGGTGCTCGAAGGCAAGAAGGTTACGGCTGTAATTCTGCCTGATGGTGAAGCTCACAAGCATTTCGGCACGCTGAATCTGATTTTCGATCATTTACTGGCAAAGAAGCACAATCGCAAAACCACCCTGATTGCCTTGGGTGGTGGTGTTATTGGCGACATGACCGGTTTCGCCGCCGCGTGTTATCAACGCGGCGTGGATTTTATTCAGGTGCCCACCACATTGCTGTCGCAGGTGGATTCATCGGTAGGTGGCAAAACCGGTATCAATCATCCGCTTGGCAAGAATATGATTGGCGCCTTTTACCAGCCCAAAGCCGTGGTTATTGATACCCAGGTGCTTTCAACTTTGCCCGCGCGCGAAATCTCCGCCGGCATGGCAGAGGTCATTAAATACGGCTTGCTGGGCGATGCGCCTTTTATCGATTGGCTCGAGTCCAACATGGCTGCGTTAATGGCCCTTGAACCATCGGCTTTGGCCTATGCGATTTACCGCTCCTGTGAGAATAAGGCCAGGATCGTCGCACAGGATGAGCGGGAAGGCGATGTGCGCGCTCTGCTGAATCTGGGGCACACCTTTGGTCATGCCATTGAAACGCAGATGGGTTACGGTCAATGGTTGCATGGCGAGGCTGTGGGCGCGGGTATGGCAATTGCGGCTGAAGTATCGCACCGGTCGGGCTGGATTTCCGACACTGACTTAGCTCGTGTCCACAGGCTGTTAGCTGCGGCGTCACTGCCTACTGCCGCACCAGCCAGTATGACCGTCGATCAGTTTCTGGAGCATATGGCGGTTGATAAAAAAGTGTTGGATGGCCGCTTGCGCTTTGTTCTGCTCCGCCGTTTGGGGCAAGCGTTCACTACCAGTGACGTGCCCGTAGCATTGGTGCAGGACGTGCTGGTAAAGTCGATTGCCAAGGGGCTTGTTGGTCCCGGTTAA
- a CDS encoding shikimate kinase, translating into MSRPVFLVGPMGAGKTTIGKLLAQQLGYPFKDTDREIEDRTGADIPWIFDVEGEAGFRDREVAILADIATQGQQVIATGGGIIMREENRECLKVSGIVFFLTASIEQLLERTAKDKRRPLLQVADPEARIRELIALREPLYREVATHVIDTNRRPPRQVAQEMAELVRNS; encoded by the coding sequence ATGAGTCGTCCCGTTTTTCTTGTCGGCCCCATGGGGGCCGGCAAGACCACTATAGGTAAGCTTCTCGCCCAGCAACTGGGTTATCCCTTCAAAGACACTGACCGAGAAATCGAAGATCGCACAGGTGCCGATATCCCATGGATATTTGACGTTGAAGGCGAGGCGGGGTTTCGCGATCGGGAAGTGGCGATTCTGGCTGATATTGCAACGCAGGGACAGCAGGTGATTGCCACCGGCGGCGGCATTATTATGCGTGAGGAAAATCGCGAGTGTCTGAAAGTCTCGGGCATTGTATTTTTCCTTACCGCGTCGATAGAGCAGCTGCTTGAACGAACAGCCAAGGACAAGCGGCGCCCCCTGCTCCAGGTGGCAGATCCGGAAGCACGTATCCGGGAATTGATCGCACTGCGAGAGCCCTTGTACCGAGAAGTGGCGACCCATGTGATCGATACCAATCGCAGGCCGCCGCGGCAAGTCGCGCAAGAAATGGCTGAATTGGTGCGTAATAGCTGA
- the gltB gene encoding glutamate synthase large subunit: protein MSTGLYRLDEFKDNCGFGLIAHLKGEPSHRLLTTAIEALTCMTHRGGIAADGKTGDGCGLLLQKPDSFLRAVAAEAGCAALTDVYGVGVMMLSTDAVVAQSQQQQVNEEIEAQGLTVAGWRAMPTDNACLGPIALESVPSFYNVFVNCKGLTDEQLNARLFMARRKAEKRLAADATFYVASLNAKVMSFKGLMMPVDLPRYFLDLADQRLETAICVFHQRFSTNTMPRWPLAQPFRLLAHNGEINTITGNRNWSVARTPKFKTDLLPNLEDITPLVNRTGSDSSSLDNMLEVLLAGGMELHRAIRMLVPPAWQNVEDMDPDLRAFYEYNSMHMEPWDGPAGLVITDGRYAVCTLDRNGLRPSRYVITKDDFITVASEVGVHGYKPEDVVAKGRLGPGQMLSIDTQEGKLYFSHDIDKMLKDAQPYKQWLSKRATRLRADYNGPAIDNQFTMDEFLRHQKLFQVTFEERDQVIRPLAEGGQEAVGSMGDDTPMAVLSEKQRCLYDFFRQQFAQVTNPPIDPLREAIVMSLETCLGAEKSVFEHVEDHADRLILSSPVLTWAKCDYILKFDKPGYRVRKFSLYYDPAEKSLRQAIVDLCDEVEAAVREGTVIAVLSDRDVEPEKLPVHALLAVGAVHARLVETGLRCNSNIVADTATARDSHQIACLIGYGATAVHPYLSYSIINHLIQTGEMLDDAAAAQKRYVNAICKGLLKILSKMGISTVASYRGAALFEIIGLDADVVALCFPETPSRIAGAGFDDLQSDSATVLKYANTTRKPIQPGGLLKYMHGQEYHAFNPDVVQTLQRAVQTGDYSVWRDYAGLVNHRPTATLRDLLKIKDGITPVPLEEVEPVEAIVKRFDSAAMSLGALSPEAHEALAEAMNRLGGRSNSGEGGEDPARHGTIKTSKIKQVASGRFGVTPEYLVNGEVLQIKVAQGAKPGEGGQLPGGKVNKLIARLRYSVPGVTLISPPPHHDIYSIEDLAQLIFDLKQVNPDALVSVKLVSRPGVGTIAAGVAKAYADLITISGYDGGTAASPITSIRYAGSPWELGLSETHQMLRANNLRGKVRVQTDGGLKSGLDVVKAAMLGAESFGFGTAPMVALGCKYLRICHLNNCATGVATQNDKLRKDHYIGTVDMAMNFFKFMAEETREWMARLGVRSLDELVGRVDLLERIEGRTKRQGQLDLSPVIYTDDFLASKPQTCQQPRNVPFDEGQLAETMVKTLLPAIEAKSGGEFSFTVTNCDRSIGARLSGEIAKRHGNLGMNDAPVKLNLTGVAGQSFGVWNAGGLELYLEGDANDYVGKGMAGGKIVIRPPKNSGFKSQETSIIGNTCLYGATGGKLFASGTAGERFAVRNSGAHAVVEGAGDHCCEYMTGGVVTVLGKVGVNFGAGMTGGFAYVLDMERTFSDRYNRELVEITRINNEELEQHQTHLQQIIEEYVAETDSEWGRYLLENLTDLIGKFWLVKPKAANLEGLLKQTVASPQ, encoded by the coding sequence ATGAGCACAGGCCTGTATCGATTAGACGAGTTCAAAGACAACTGCGGCTTTGGTCTGATCGCCCATCTGAAAGGGGAACCCAGCCATCGCCTGCTGACCACCGCCATTGAGGCCCTCACCTGTATGACCCACCGCGGTGGTATTGCAGCGGATGGCAAGACCGGTGACGGCTGCGGCTTGTTATTGCAAAAGCCCGACAGCTTCCTGCGTGCAGTGGCCGCTGAAGCCGGCTGTGCTGCGCTCACCGACGTCTATGGCGTGGGCGTGATGATGCTATCTACTGATGCGGTGGTGGCGCAATCCCAGCAGCAACAGGTGAACGAAGAGATTGAAGCGCAGGGGCTGACGGTTGCCGGCTGGCGGGCGATGCCCACGGATAATGCCTGCTTGGGCCCCATTGCACTGGAGTCGGTACCGTCCTTTTATAATGTCTTCGTGAATTGCAAAGGGCTGACCGATGAGCAGCTGAACGCCCGCCTGTTTATGGCGCGCCGTAAGGCCGAAAAGCGCCTGGCGGCCGATGCAACCTTTTACGTAGCCAGCCTGAATGCCAAAGTCATGTCTTTCAAAGGCCTGATGATGCCGGTGGACCTGCCGCGTTATTTTCTTGACCTGGCCGACCAGCGTCTCGAAACCGCCATTTGTGTATTCCACCAGCGTTTTTCCACTAACACCATGCCGCGCTGGCCATTGGCGCAGCCGTTCCGCCTGCTGGCACACAACGGCGAAATCAACACCATTACCGGCAACCGTAATTGGTCAGTGGCGCGCACGCCCAAATTCAAAACCGATTTGCTGCCCAATCTGGAAGACATCACCCCGCTGGTAAACCGCACCGGCTCAGATTCATCCAGTCTGGATAACATGCTCGAAGTGCTGTTGGCCGGGGGTATGGAATTGCACCGTGCCATCCGCATGCTGGTGCCGCCTGCCTGGCAGAACGTGGAAGACATGGACCCGGATCTGCGGGCTTTTTACGAATACAATTCCATGCACATGGAGCCCTGGGATGGTCCCGCCGGCCTAGTGATTACCGACGGCCGCTACGCCGTATGTACGCTCGACCGCAACGGTTTGCGTCCTTCCCGTTACGTGATCACCAAGGATGATTTCATCACGGTGGCGTCCGAGGTGGGTGTGCACGGCTACAAGCCTGAAGATGTGGTGGCGAAAGGCCGTTTGGGTCCGGGCCAGATGCTGTCCATTGATACCCAGGAAGGCAAACTGTATTTCAGCCACGACATCGACAAGATGCTGAAGGATGCGCAGCCCTACAAGCAATGGTTGTCCAAGCGCGCCACCCGTTTGCGCGCCGACTATAATGGCCCGGCCATTGACAACCAGTTCACCATGGACGAGTTCCTGCGTCACCAGAAGCTGTTCCAGGTGACGTTTGAAGAGCGCGATCAGGTGATCCGCCCATTGGCCGAGGGTGGTCAGGAAGCGGTTGGTTCTATGGGAGATGACACGCCAATGGCCGTGTTGTCGGAAAAACAGCGTTGCCTGTACGACTTTTTCCGTCAGCAATTTGCTCAGGTGACTAATCCACCCATCGATCCCCTGCGCGAAGCCATCGTGATGTCGCTGGAAACCTGTTTGGGTGCCGAAAAATCGGTGTTCGAACATGTTGAGGATCATGCGGACCGTTTGATTCTGTCCTCGCCGGTACTGACCTGGGCCAAGTGCGATTACATTCTGAAATTCGACAAGCCGGGCTACCGCGTCCGCAAGTTCTCTCTTTACTACGATCCAGCCGAAAAGAGCCTGCGTCAGGCCATTGTGGATCTGTGTGATGAAGTGGAAGCCGCCGTGCGTGAAGGCACGGTGATTGCCGTGCTGTCCGATCGCGATGTGGAGCCGGAAAAATTGCCAGTGCATGCCTTGCTCGCGGTGGGCGCGGTTCATGCTCGCTTGGTGGAAACCGGTTTGCGTTGTAACTCCAATATTGTGGCGGATACCGCCACTGCGCGCGACTCGCATCAGATTGCCTGTTTGATTGGTTACGGGGCAACAGCGGTACACCCCTACCTGAGCTACTCCATCATCAATCACCTGATTCAGACCGGTGAAATGCTGGACGACGCAGCCGCCGCGCAAAAGCGTTATGTGAATGCGATTTGTAAGGGCTTGCTGAAAATTTTGTCCAAGATGGGCATTTCAACCGTCGCGTCTTATCGCGGTGCGGCTCTGTTCGAAATTATCGGATTGGATGCCGACGTGGTGGCGCTGTGCTTCCCCGAAACCCCAAGCCGGATTGCTGGTGCAGGTTTTGATGATCTGCAGTCGGATTCCGCCACGGTATTGAAGTATGCCAATACCACGCGCAAACCCATCCAGCCCGGCGGCTTGTTGAAGTACATGCACGGTCAGGAATATCACGCCTTTAACCCGGATGTGGTGCAAACCCTGCAGCGTGCAGTACAAACCGGCGATTATTCTGTGTGGCGCGATTACGCGGGGCTGGTCAATCACCGGCCTACAGCGACGCTGCGCGATTTGCTGAAAATCAAAGACGGCATCACGCCGGTGCCGCTGGAAGAAGTGGAGCCGGTGGAGGCGATCGTCAAGCGCTTTGACTCCGCTGCCATGTCACTCGGTGCCCTGTCACCGGAAGCGCACGAGGCGCTTGCGGAAGCCATGAACCGGTTGGGTGGTCGTTCAAACTCCGGTGAAGGCGGTGAAGATCCCGCGCGTCACGGCACCATTAAAACCTCTAAAATCAAACAGGTGGCCTCGGGTCGCTTCGGTGTGACGCCGGAGTATCTGGTGAATGGCGAGGTGCTGCAGATTAAAGTGGCGCAAGGTGCCAAACCTGGCGAAGGGGGGCAGCTGCCCGGTGGTAAAGTGAATAAACTGATTGCCCGCCTGCGCTATTCCGTGCCGGGTGTGACGTTGATTTCGCCGCCGCCCCATCACGATATTTATTCTATCGAAGACTTGGCGCAACTGATTTTCGACCTGAAGCAGGTGAATCCGGATGCGTTGGTTTCCGTGAAGCTGGTATCGCGTCCGGGCGTGGGCACCATTGCTGCGGGTGTGGCAAAAGCTTATGCCGACCTGATCACCATTTCCGGTTACGACGGTGGTACTGCGGCGAGTCCTATCACGTCTATCCGCTACGCCGGTTCACCCTGGGAGCTGGGTCTGTCTGAAACTCATCAGATGCTGCGCGCGAACAATCTGCGCGGCAAGGTGCGGGTACAGACCGATGGCGGTCTGAAGTCCGGTCTGGATGTGGTGAAAGCGGCTATGCTCGGCGCCGAAAGCTTCGGTTTTGGTACCGCGCCTATGGTGGCGTTGGGCTGTAAGTACCTGCGCATTTGTCACCTGAACAACTGCGCCACCGGTGTGGCGACCCAGAATGACAAGCTGCGCAAAGACCACTATATCGGCACCGTGGATATGGCCATGAACTTCTTCAAGTTTATGGCGGAAGAAACCCGCGAATGGATGGCTCGACTGGGTGTGCGTAGCCTGGACGAACTGGTGGGCCGTGTGGATTTGCTGGAGCGCATTGAAGGACGCACTAAGCGTCAGGGTCAATTGGATCTGAGCCCGGTGATATACACCGATGATTTCCTGGCCAGCAAACCGCAAACCTGTCAGCAGCCGCGCAATGTGCCATTTGATGAAGGTCAGTTGGCGGAAACCATGGTGAAAACCCTGTTACCCGCCATCGAAGCAAAATCCGGTGGCGAGTTCAGTTTTACTGTGACTAACTGCGACCGTTCCATCGGCGCGCGTTTGTCCGGCGAAATTGCCAAGCGCCACGGCAACCTGGGCATGAATGACGCGCCGGTTAAACTGAATCTCACTGGTGTGGCAGGCCAAAGCTTTGGCGTGTGGAACGCCGGCGGTCTGGAGTTGTATCTGGAAGGTGATGCCAACGATTACGTAGGCAAAGGCATGGCCGGCGGCAAGATTGTGATTCGCCCGCCGAAAAATTCCGGCTTTAAATCACAGGAGACCTCAATCATCGGCAACACCTGTCTGTACGGTGCGACCGGCGGCAAACTGTTTGCATCGGGCACGGCCGGTGAGCGTTTTGCCGTGCGTAATTCCGGTGCCCATGCCGTAGTGGAAGGTGCTGGCGATCACTGCTGTGAATACATGACTGGCGGTGTGGTCACCGTGTTGGGCAAAGTGGGGGTGAACTTCGGTGCGGGTATGACCGGTGGTTTTGCCTATGTGCTCGATATGGAGCGGACTTTTTCCGATCGCTACAACCGCGAGTTGGTGGAAATCACCCGCATCAACAACGAAGAGTTGGAGCAACACCAAACGCACCTGCAACAGATTATTGAAGAGTACGTCGCTGAAACGGACAGCGAGTGGGGTCGCTATCTGCTGGAAAACCTGACCGATCTGATCGGCAAATTCTGGCTGGTAAAACCCAAAGCCGCCAACCTTGAAGGTTTGCTCAAGCAAACCGTGGCCAGCCCGCAGTAA
- a CDS encoding SPOR domain-containing protein: MGEGVDRGFAREPTIGAPVLPDYEDRFGLSGLPFSDQVNRFYPGHGRQNLKDQLLHLLHFSDAPTLATGPIGCGKTSLITTLATDLAGEDHCFVPSVSCYTSASGLLFQLAQHIGLAVDKAMPLPVLWTKLNEWAEFSEGNLQVFILLDDAHELAPDAAQQIIRLVSADSETNCWHLLMVADEGWEARISQWDASLLQSMQVFKLPAITASFVSDYLAFRLSEVGYDDAPLFEESEEEQLWLDSGGDLHQLHRLAEQRMAEKISQQESGTESALPWLHLGALALLLSVLAGAWLWQGNAEAPAPVTLTLPPAANVVEVEPDRALVHAEPAAVPTPAVAAAPDQPSLVSLAPDPVQSDTPEPAPETIRDPLSRTGGMPHAEPAPEATPVAEKATPALSSTVEHTADERALLALAPDRYVIQVLGAASESGVAQFVTENRGLGLRVYRSERAGKPWFVVVQPDFASLPAARAAIQKLPKKIRDSGPWPRAVAEVQQQIRSES; this comes from the coding sequence ATGGGGGAAGGGGTAGACAGGGGCTTTGCTCGCGAGCCGACCATCGGAGCTCCGGTGTTGCCGGATTATGAGGACCGTTTTGGCCTCAGCGGTTTGCCATTCAGTGATCAGGTCAATCGGTTTTATCCGGGGCATGGTCGACAGAATCTCAAGGATCAACTCCTTCATTTACTCCATTTTTCTGATGCCCCTACCTTGGCCACCGGTCCGATCGGGTGTGGTAAAACGTCTCTCATTACTACCTTGGCCACTGACCTGGCCGGCGAAGATCACTGCTTCGTACCGTCGGTATCCTGTTACACCAGCGCTTCCGGTTTATTATTCCAGCTGGCGCAGCACATTGGATTGGCTGTTGATAAAGCCATGCCTTTACCTGTGCTGTGGACCAAGCTCAACGAATGGGCAGAGTTCAGCGAAGGCAATTTGCAGGTATTTATACTGCTGGACGACGCGCACGAGCTGGCGCCGGATGCTGCGCAGCAGATTATCCGTTTGGTGAGCGCAGACAGTGAGACTAACTGTTGGCACTTGCTGATGGTGGCTGACGAGGGGTGGGAGGCTCGTATCAGTCAATGGGACGCCAGTCTGTTGCAGTCTATGCAAGTGTTTAAGTTGCCTGCGATCACCGCATCATTTGTCAGCGACTATCTGGCGTTCCGCCTGTCGGAAGTTGGCTACGACGACGCGCCTTTGTTTGAAGAGAGCGAAGAAGAGCAATTGTGGCTGGATAGTGGTGGCGACTTGCATCAGCTGCACCGGTTGGCTGAGCAGCGAATGGCGGAAAAAATATCCCAGCAGGAATCCGGCACGGAGTCGGCTCTGCCGTGGCTGCACTTGGGTGCTCTGGCCCTATTGCTGTCGGTGTTGGCCGGTGCTTGGCTGTGGCAAGGCAATGCAGAAGCACCCGCGCCCGTTACTCTCACATTACCGCCAGCGGCCAATGTGGTGGAGGTTGAACCAGATCGAGCACTCGTCCACGCGGAACCAGCCGCAGTGCCCACGCCAGCTGTCGCCGCCGCTCCCGATCAGCCCTCTTTGGTGAGCTTGGCACCGGACCCGGTGCAGTCAGACACCCCGGAGCCAGCACCCGAAACTATCAGGGACCCGTTGAGTCGCACTGGCGGTATGCCGCACGCGGAACCAGCGCCGGAAGCCACCCCCGTTGCAGAAAAGGCTACACCTGCATTGTCTTCAACAGTCGAACATACCGCTGATGAGCGGGCCTTGTTGGCGTTGGCGCCGGATCGCTACGTGATACAGGTTCTGGGTGCTGCGTCTGAATCGGGCGTGGCGCAATTTGTAACGGAAAACCGCGGTCTTGGTTTACGGGTGTATCGCAGTGAGCGGGCAGGTAAGCCCTGGTTTGTGGTGGTCCAGCCAGATTTTGCCAGTCTGCCGGCCGCCCGCGCCGCAATCCAGAAATTGCCAAAAAAAATCCGCGATAGTGGTCCTTGGCCCCGCGCCGTGGCAGAGGTACAGCAGCAAATCCGGTCCGAATCCTAG
- a CDS encoding FAD-dependent oxidoreductase, producing MSTRLNNSFQFLDVGREDPKKKPLKVRKHQFVEIYEPFSEEEVKEQTHRCLECGNPYCEWKCPVHNFIPNWLKLISEGNIFEAAELSHQTNSLPEVCGRVCPQDRLCEGACTLNDGFGAVTIGNAEKYITDTAFAMGWKPDMSNVVWTDKKVAIIGAGPAGIGCADILVRNGVKPVVFDRYPEIGGLLTFGIPEFKLEKSVLVRRREIFTEMGVEFRLNTEVGKDITMEELLRDYDAVFMGMGTYKYMKGGFPGEDLPGVFDALPFLVANVNRNLGFEKDPADFISVEGKRVVVLGGGDTAMDCNRTSIRQQAASVTCAYRRDEANMPGSKREVANAKQEGVKFKFNRQPVEIVGDGKVEGVKVVTTQLGAPDENGRRRPEVVPGSEEIIPADTVLVAFGFQTSPAPWFEQNGINTNSWGGVEAPEHQEFKFQTSNPKVFAGGDMVRGSDLVVTAIWEGREAAQGILDYLEV from the coding sequence ATGTCCACACGCTTGAACAACAGTTTTCAGTTTCTCGACGTGGGTCGTGAAGATCCCAAGAAGAAGCCGTTAAAAGTCCGCAAACACCAGTTTGTGGAAATCTACGAGCCTTTCTCCGAGGAGGAAGTCAAAGAGCAGACCCACCGCTGCCTGGAATGCGGCAACCCCTATTGCGAATGGAAGTGCCCGGTGCACAATTTCATTCCCAATTGGTTGAAGCTGATCAGCGAAGGCAATATTTTTGAAGCCGCCGAGCTGAGCCACCAGACCAACTCACTGCCTGAAGTGTGTGGTCGCGTGTGCCCGCAGGATCGCTTGTGTGAAGGCGCCTGTACGCTCAACGACGGTTTTGGCGCGGTGACCATTGGCAACGCGGAGAAGTACATTACCGATACTGCGTTTGCCATGGGCTGGAAGCCGGACATGTCCAACGTAGTGTGGACCGACAAAAAAGTCGCCATCATCGGCGCCGGCCCTGCCGGTATTGGCTGTGCCGATATTCTTGTGCGCAATGGCGTAAAGCCCGTGGTGTTTGATCGCTACCCGGAAATCGGCGGTTTGCTGACGTTTGGTATTCCCGAATTCAAGCTGGAGAAATCCGTGTTGGTGCGCCGGCGCGAAATCTTCACCGAGATGGGCGTGGAATTCCGTCTCAATACTGAAGTGGGTAAAGACATCACCATGGAAGAACTGCTGCGCGATTACGATGCGGTATTCATGGGCATGGGCACCTACAAGTACATGAAAGGTGGTTTCCCCGGCGAAGATCTGCCCGGCGTGTTCGATGCTCTGCCATTCCTGGTGGCGAACGTAAACCGCAACCTGGGTTTTGAAAAAGACCCTGCCGATTTCATCAGCGTGGAAGGTAAGCGCGTGGTTGTGCTGGGTGGTGGCGACACCGCCATGGACTGTAACCGTACCTCCATCCGCCAGCAGGCGGCGAGTGTGACCTGTGCATACCGTCGCGACGAAGCCAACATGCCCGGCTCCAAGCGCGAGGTGGCCAACGCCAAGCAGGAAGGCGTGAAATTCAAGTTCAACCGCCAGCCGGTGGAAATTGTTGGCGACGGTAAAGTGGAAGGTGTGAAAGTCGTCACCACGCAACTGGGTGCGCCCGACGAAAATGGTCGCCGTCGTCCCGAGGTGGTGCCCGGTTCCGAGGAAATCATCCCGGCCGATACGGTACTGGTGGCCTTCGGTTTCCAGACCAGCCCGGCGCCCTGGTTCGAGCAGAACGGCATCAACACTAACAGTTGGGGCGGCGTAGAAGCGCCGGAGCATCAGGAATTCAAATTCCAGACCAGCAACCCCAAGGTGTTTGCCGGTGGTGACATGGTGCGTGGCTCCGATCTGGTGGTCACCGCCATCTGGGAAGGCCGCGAAGCCGCTCAGGGCATTCTGGATTACCTGGAAGTCTGA